The following coding sequences are from one Gossypium raimondii isolate GPD5lz chromosome 4, ASM2569854v1, whole genome shotgun sequence window:
- the LOC105779624 gene encoding uncharacterized protein LOC105779624 isoform X4: MGMKIFSVFFFALLFLASPFLQVARCQSEAEADVAEAVEGGDLGIVGEDVQDFGDPNYSSAPEVKTVCVFPKNSAKYLPSQFQAQQELTDINKSTILPTCPCRRAATLLEMDSKNGNECPKNITEASQIRHGLTLLDADFFNDIKVLEIAKGAKEFNIPIIRTNRKLVASINGGLHNPSPLVFNPEWSKEQSQGKASRFNHPSASGIQRPINEEDIAFMSVLELGELIKKKQITSEELTGIFLKRLRRYNPVLESVVTYTEDLAYQQAKEADKLLSQGVHLGPLHGIPYGLKDIISVPLYKTTWGSTTFKNQVLNIEAWVYKRLKSAGAVLVAKLVTGSLAYDDIWFGGRTRNPWNIEEFSTGSSAGPAACTSAGMIPFAIGSETAGSITYPASRCGVTALRPTFGSVGRTGVMSLSESLDKLGPFCRNAADCAVILDAIRGEDPDDLSSRDIPFGDPFSVDITKLTVGYLDDADMEVVHVLESKGVKVVPFKLNYTVDSVQGILNFTMDVDMLAHFDEWQRSGKDDDYEAQDQWPVELRRARVVSAVDYLQAQRARGKLIQEVKENFNVDAFIGNATDWERVCMGNLVGLPVIVVPTGFKNIPNPPPTGTRRRTTVNTGIYAPPNHDHIALALAMAYQSATNHHKQRPPIDDLGPNDTIPNHPTVPIPPRRLHM, encoded by the exons ATGGGGATGAAAATTTTCAGCGTTTTCTTCTTTGCTCTCCTCTTCCTCGCATCTCCTTTCCTTCaag TTGCTAGGTGTCAATCAGAAGCAGAGGCAGATGTTGCAGAAGCTGTTGAAGGAGGTGATCTCGGTATTGTTGGGGAGGATGTTCAGGATTTTGGTGATCCTAATTACAGTTCAGCTCCTGAAGTTAAAACTGTTTGCGTTTTCCCCAAAAATAGCGCCAAAT ATCTGCCTTCACAGTTTCAAGCCCAACAAGAGTTGACCGACATCAACAAGTCAACTATTTTACCAACTTGTCCTTGCCGTCGAGCTGCCACTCTCCTAGAAATG GACAGTAAAAATGGCAATGAATGTCCGAAAAACATTACTGAAGCTTCACAAATTAGACATGGGTTGACTTTATTGGATGCTGATTTCTTTAACGATATAAAG GTTCTTGAGATTGCAAAGGGTGCAAAAGAGTTCAATATTCCTATAATAAGAACCAACAGGAAGTTAGTTGCTTCTATTAATGGAGGGCTGCATAACCCTTCTCCTCTGGTTTTTAACCCCGAGTGGAGCAAGGAGCAATCACAAGGCAAGGCCAGCAGGTTTAATCATCCTTCAGCTTCCGGCATTCAAAGGCCAATTAATGAAGAAGATATAGCCTTTATGAGT GTTCTCGAACTAGGAGAACTCATAAAGAAAAAACAGATTACTTCTGAGGAGCTTACGGGAATTTTTCTTAAGAGATTGAGAAG ATACAATCCTGTACTTGAATCTGTAGTTACTTATACTGAAGATTTAGCTTACCAGCAAGCGAAAGAAGCTGACAAGTTGCTCTCTCAAGGAGTGCATTTAG GACCACTACATGGCATCCCTTATGGATTGAAGGATATAATCTCAGTACCTCTCTACAAGACAACTTGGGGTTCAACAACTTTCAAAAATCAAGTGCTTAATATTGAAGCATGGGTGTATAAGAG GTTAAAATCTGCAGGGGCAGTTCTTGTTGCAAAGCTTGTTACTGGATCACTGGCATATGATGACATCTGGTTCGGTGGTAGGACTAGGAACCCTTGGAACATTGAGGAATTCTCTACAGGCTCATCAGCTGGGCCTGCTGCCTGCACCTCAGctg GTATGATTCCATTTGCAATTGGTTCAGAAACAGCTGGCTCCATTACTTACCCTGCATCTCGGTGTGGTGTGACAGCATTGCGGCCAACTTTTGGTTCAGTTGGACGAACTGGTGTGATGAGCCTATCAGAAAGCTTG GACAAGCTTGGTCCATTCTGTCGAAATGCTGCTGATTGTGCAGTTATTCTAGATGCCATCCGAGGGGAAGATCCAGATGATCTTTCTTCAAGAGACATTCCCTTTGGTGACCCATTTTCTGTTGATATCACAAAGCTTACAGTTGGTTATCTTGACGATGCTGACATGGAG GTTGTTCATGTGCTTGAATCAAAAGGTGTTAAGGTGGTTCCTTTCAAACTGAATTACACTGTCGATTCTGTTCAAGGCATCCTAAATTTCACGATGGATGTTGACATGTTAGCACATTTTGATGAATGGCAACGATCTGGGAAGGATGATGATTATGAAGCTCAAGATCAATGGCCTGTTGAGTTACGTCGTGCACGTGTAGTTTCAGCTGTAGATTATTTGCAG GCACAAAGAGCTCGTGGAAAGTTAATCCAAGAAGTGAAAGAAAACTTCAATGTTGATGCATTCATTGGAAATGCAACGGATTGGGAACGAGTATGCATGGGAAATCTCGTAGGTTTGCCAGTAATTGTTGTTCCGACTGGCTTCAAAAACATACCTAATCCACCTCCAACTGGTACTCGGAGACGAACCACAGTCAACACGGGCATATACGCTCCTCCTAACCATGATCACATC GCATTAGCCTTAGCAATGGCTTACCAGTCTGCAACAAATCATCATAAGCAGCGGCCCCCCATAGATGATCTGGGACCAAACGACACAATACCCAATCACCCTACCGTTCCCATCCCTCCTAGACGCTTGCATATGTAA
- the LOC105779624 gene encoding uncharacterized protein LOC105779624 isoform X2, with amino-acid sequence MGMKIFSVFFFALLFLASPFLQVARCQSEAEADVAEAVEGGDLGIVGEDVQDFGDPNYSSAPEVKTVCVFPKNSAKCPFYSELCRFQFSGMTVSRSLKRQSPTAAGNTATWFLDKCRNMSSRPSTRFMASLLLLLFYSLADSFADLPSQFQAQQELTDINKSTILPTCPCRRAATLLEMDSKNGNECPKNITEASQIRHGLTLLDADFFNDIKVLEIAKGAKEFNIPIIRTNRKLVASINGGLHNPSPLVFNPEWSKEQSQGKASRFNHPSASGIQRPINEEDIAFMSVLELGELIKKKQITSEELTGIFLKRLRRYNPVLESVVTYTEDLAYQQAKEADKLLSQGVHLGPLHGIPYGLKDIISVPLYKTTWGSTTFKNQVLNIEAWVYKRLKSAGAVLVAKLVTGSLAYDDIWFGGRTRNPWNIEEFSTGSSAGPAACTSAGMIPFAIGSETAGSITYPASRCGVTALRPTFGSVGRTGVMSLSESLDKLGPFCRNAADCAVILDAIRGEDPDDLSSRDIPFGDPFSVDITKLTVGYLDDADMEVVHVLESKGVKVVPFKLNYTVDSVQGILNFTMDVDMLAHFDEWQRSGKDDDYEAQDQWPVELRRARVVSAVDYLQAQRARGKLIQEVKENFNVDAFIGNATDWERVCMGNLVGLPVIVVPTGFKNIPNPPPTGTRRRTTVNTGIYAPPNHDHIALALAMAYQSATNHHKQRPPIDDLGPNDTIPNHPTVPIPPRRLHM; translated from the exons ATGGGGATGAAAATTTTCAGCGTTTTCTTCTTTGCTCTCCTCTTCCTCGCATCTCCTTTCCTTCaag TTGCTAGGTGTCAATCAGAAGCAGAGGCAGATGTTGCAGAAGCTGTTGAAGGAGGTGATCTCGGTATTGTTGGGGAGGATGTTCAGGATTTTGGTGATCCTAATTACAGTTCAGCTCCTGAAGTTAAAACTGTTTGCGTTTTCCCCAAAAATAGCGCCAAAT GTCCCTTTTATAGTGAGTTATGTAGATTCCAATTCAGTGGCATGACGGTCAGTCGGTCATTGAAGAGGCAAAGCCCTACAGCCGCCGGGAACACAGCGACTTGGTTTCTCGACAAGTGTCGGAACATGTCATCTCGGCCTTCGACACGTTTCATGGCCTCCCTCCTTTTACTACTCTTCTATTCCTTGGCCGATTCTTTTGCAGATCTGCCTTCACAGTTTCAAGCCCAACAAGAGTTGACCGACATCAACAAGTCAACTATTTTACCAACTTGTCCTTGCCGTCGAGCTGCCACTCTCCTAGAAATG GACAGTAAAAATGGCAATGAATGTCCGAAAAACATTACTGAAGCTTCACAAATTAGACATGGGTTGACTTTATTGGATGCTGATTTCTTTAACGATATAAAG GTTCTTGAGATTGCAAAGGGTGCAAAAGAGTTCAATATTCCTATAATAAGAACCAACAGGAAGTTAGTTGCTTCTATTAATGGAGGGCTGCATAACCCTTCTCCTCTGGTTTTTAACCCCGAGTGGAGCAAGGAGCAATCACAAGGCAAGGCCAGCAGGTTTAATCATCCTTCAGCTTCCGGCATTCAAAGGCCAATTAATGAAGAAGATATAGCCTTTATGAGT GTTCTCGAACTAGGAGAACTCATAAAGAAAAAACAGATTACTTCTGAGGAGCTTACGGGAATTTTTCTTAAGAGATTGAGAAG ATACAATCCTGTACTTGAATCTGTAGTTACTTATACTGAAGATTTAGCTTACCAGCAAGCGAAAGAAGCTGACAAGTTGCTCTCTCAAGGAGTGCATTTAG GACCACTACATGGCATCCCTTATGGATTGAAGGATATAATCTCAGTACCTCTCTACAAGACAACTTGGGGTTCAACAACTTTCAAAAATCAAGTGCTTAATATTGAAGCATGGGTGTATAAGAG GTTAAAATCTGCAGGGGCAGTTCTTGTTGCAAAGCTTGTTACTGGATCACTGGCATATGATGACATCTGGTTCGGTGGTAGGACTAGGAACCCTTGGAACATTGAGGAATTCTCTACAGGCTCATCAGCTGGGCCTGCTGCCTGCACCTCAGctg GTATGATTCCATTTGCAATTGGTTCAGAAACAGCTGGCTCCATTACTTACCCTGCATCTCGGTGTGGTGTGACAGCATTGCGGCCAACTTTTGGTTCAGTTGGACGAACTGGTGTGATGAGCCTATCAGAAAGCTTG GACAAGCTTGGTCCATTCTGTCGAAATGCTGCTGATTGTGCAGTTATTCTAGATGCCATCCGAGGGGAAGATCCAGATGATCTTTCTTCAAGAGACATTCCCTTTGGTGACCCATTTTCTGTTGATATCACAAAGCTTACAGTTGGTTATCTTGACGATGCTGACATGGAG GTTGTTCATGTGCTTGAATCAAAAGGTGTTAAGGTGGTTCCTTTCAAACTGAATTACACTGTCGATTCTGTTCAAGGCATCCTAAATTTCACGATGGATGTTGACATGTTAGCACATTTTGATGAATGGCAACGATCTGGGAAGGATGATGATTATGAAGCTCAAGATCAATGGCCTGTTGAGTTACGTCGTGCACGTGTAGTTTCAGCTGTAGATTATTTGCAG GCACAAAGAGCTCGTGGAAAGTTAATCCAAGAAGTGAAAGAAAACTTCAATGTTGATGCATTCATTGGAAATGCAACGGATTGGGAACGAGTATGCATGGGAAATCTCGTAGGTTTGCCAGTAATTGTTGTTCCGACTGGCTTCAAAAACATACCTAATCCACCTCCAACTGGTACTCGGAGACGAACCACAGTCAACACGGGCATATACGCTCCTCCTAACCATGATCACATC GCATTAGCCTTAGCAATGGCTTACCAGTCTGCAACAAATCATCATAAGCAGCGGCCCCCCATAGATGATCTGGGACCAAACGACACAATACCCAATCACCCTACCGTTCCCATCCCTCCTAGACGCTTGCATATGTAA
- the LOC105779624 gene encoding uncharacterized protein LOC105779624 isoform X1, with protein MGMKIFSVFFFALLFLASPFLQVARCQSEAEADVAEAVEGGDLGIVGEDVQDFGDPNYSSAPEVKTVCVFPKNSAKCPFYSELCRFQFSGMTVSRSLKRQSPTAAGNTATWFLDKCRNMSSRPSTRFMASLLLLLFYSLADSFADLPSQFQAQQELTDINKSTILPTCPCRRAATLLEMVKNYKKIWDMFCQKVMDLMIHSRSLAPSKNGNECPKNITEASQIRHGLTLLDADFFNDIKVLEIAKGAKEFNIPIIRTNRKLVASINGGLHNPSPLVFNPEWSKEQSQGKASRFNHPSASGIQRPINEEDIAFMSVLELGELIKKKQITSEELTGIFLKRLRRYNPVLESVVTYTEDLAYQQAKEADKLLSQGVHLGPLHGIPYGLKDIISVPLYKTTWGSTTFKNQVLNIEAWVYKRLKSAGAVLVAKLVTGSLAYDDIWFGGRTRNPWNIEEFSTGSSAGPAACTSAGMIPFAIGSETAGSITYPASRCGVTALRPTFGSVGRTGVMSLSESLDKLGPFCRNAADCAVILDAIRGEDPDDLSSRDIPFGDPFSVDITKLTVGYLDDADMEVVHVLESKGVKVVPFKLNYTVDSVQGILNFTMDVDMLAHFDEWQRSGKDDDYEAQDQWPVELRRARVVSAVDYLQAQRARGKLIQEVKENFNVDAFIGNATDWERVCMGNLVGLPVIVVPTGFKNIPNPPPTGTRRRTTVNTGIYAPPNHDHIALALAMAYQSATNHHKQRPPIDDLGPNDTIPNHPTVPIPPRRLHM; from the exons ATGGGGATGAAAATTTTCAGCGTTTTCTTCTTTGCTCTCCTCTTCCTCGCATCTCCTTTCCTTCaag TTGCTAGGTGTCAATCAGAAGCAGAGGCAGATGTTGCAGAAGCTGTTGAAGGAGGTGATCTCGGTATTGTTGGGGAGGATGTTCAGGATTTTGGTGATCCTAATTACAGTTCAGCTCCTGAAGTTAAAACTGTTTGCGTTTTCCCCAAAAATAGCGCCAAAT GTCCCTTTTATAGTGAGTTATGTAGATTCCAATTCAGTGGCATGACGGTCAGTCGGTCATTGAAGAGGCAAAGCCCTACAGCCGCCGGGAACACAGCGACTTGGTTTCTCGACAAGTGTCGGAACATGTCATCTCGGCCTTCGACACGTTTCATGGCCTCCCTCCTTTTACTACTCTTCTATTCCTTGGCCGATTCTTTTGCAGATCTGCCTTCACAGTTTCAAGCCCAACAAGAGTTGACCGACATCAACAAGTCAACTATTTTACCAACTTGTCCTTGCCGTCGAGCTGCCACTCTCCTAGAAATG gtgaaaaactataaaaaaatctGGGATATGTTTTGTCAGAAAGTTATGGACCTTATGATTCATTCTCGTAGCCTTGCACCCAG TAAAAATGGCAATGAATGTCCGAAAAACATTACTGAAGCTTCACAAATTAGACATGGGTTGACTTTATTGGATGCTGATTTCTTTAACGATATAAAG GTTCTTGAGATTGCAAAGGGTGCAAAAGAGTTCAATATTCCTATAATAAGAACCAACAGGAAGTTAGTTGCTTCTATTAATGGAGGGCTGCATAACCCTTCTCCTCTGGTTTTTAACCCCGAGTGGAGCAAGGAGCAATCACAAGGCAAGGCCAGCAGGTTTAATCATCCTTCAGCTTCCGGCATTCAAAGGCCAATTAATGAAGAAGATATAGCCTTTATGAGT GTTCTCGAACTAGGAGAACTCATAAAGAAAAAACAGATTACTTCTGAGGAGCTTACGGGAATTTTTCTTAAGAGATTGAGAAG ATACAATCCTGTACTTGAATCTGTAGTTACTTATACTGAAGATTTAGCTTACCAGCAAGCGAAAGAAGCTGACAAGTTGCTCTCTCAAGGAGTGCATTTAG GACCACTACATGGCATCCCTTATGGATTGAAGGATATAATCTCAGTACCTCTCTACAAGACAACTTGGGGTTCAACAACTTTCAAAAATCAAGTGCTTAATATTGAAGCATGGGTGTATAAGAG GTTAAAATCTGCAGGGGCAGTTCTTGTTGCAAAGCTTGTTACTGGATCACTGGCATATGATGACATCTGGTTCGGTGGTAGGACTAGGAACCCTTGGAACATTGAGGAATTCTCTACAGGCTCATCAGCTGGGCCTGCTGCCTGCACCTCAGctg GTATGATTCCATTTGCAATTGGTTCAGAAACAGCTGGCTCCATTACTTACCCTGCATCTCGGTGTGGTGTGACAGCATTGCGGCCAACTTTTGGTTCAGTTGGACGAACTGGTGTGATGAGCCTATCAGAAAGCTTG GACAAGCTTGGTCCATTCTGTCGAAATGCTGCTGATTGTGCAGTTATTCTAGATGCCATCCGAGGGGAAGATCCAGATGATCTTTCTTCAAGAGACATTCCCTTTGGTGACCCATTTTCTGTTGATATCACAAAGCTTACAGTTGGTTATCTTGACGATGCTGACATGGAG GTTGTTCATGTGCTTGAATCAAAAGGTGTTAAGGTGGTTCCTTTCAAACTGAATTACACTGTCGATTCTGTTCAAGGCATCCTAAATTTCACGATGGATGTTGACATGTTAGCACATTTTGATGAATGGCAACGATCTGGGAAGGATGATGATTATGAAGCTCAAGATCAATGGCCTGTTGAGTTACGTCGTGCACGTGTAGTTTCAGCTGTAGATTATTTGCAG GCACAAAGAGCTCGTGGAAAGTTAATCCAAGAAGTGAAAGAAAACTTCAATGTTGATGCATTCATTGGAAATGCAACGGATTGGGAACGAGTATGCATGGGAAATCTCGTAGGTTTGCCAGTAATTGTTGTTCCGACTGGCTTCAAAAACATACCTAATCCACCTCCAACTGGTACTCGGAGACGAACCACAGTCAACACGGGCATATACGCTCCTCCTAACCATGATCACATC GCATTAGCCTTAGCAATGGCTTACCAGTCTGCAACAAATCATCATAAGCAGCGGCCCCCCATAGATGATCTGGGACCAAACGACACAATACCCAATCACCCTACCGTTCCCATCCCTCCTAGACGCTTGCATATGTAA
- the LOC105779624 gene encoding uncharacterized protein LOC105779624 isoform X3, producing MGMKIFSVFFFALLFLASPFLQVARCQSEAEADVAEAVEGGDLGIVGEDVQDFGDPNYSSAPEVKTVCVFPKNSAKYLPSQFQAQQELTDINKSTILPTCPCRRAATLLEMVKNYKKIWDMFCQKVMDLMIHSRSLAPSKNGNECPKNITEASQIRHGLTLLDADFFNDIKVLEIAKGAKEFNIPIIRTNRKLVASINGGLHNPSPLVFNPEWSKEQSQGKASRFNHPSASGIQRPINEEDIAFMSVLELGELIKKKQITSEELTGIFLKRLRRYNPVLESVVTYTEDLAYQQAKEADKLLSQGVHLGPLHGIPYGLKDIISVPLYKTTWGSTTFKNQVLNIEAWVYKRLKSAGAVLVAKLVTGSLAYDDIWFGGRTRNPWNIEEFSTGSSAGPAACTSAGMIPFAIGSETAGSITYPASRCGVTALRPTFGSVGRTGVMSLSESLDKLGPFCRNAADCAVILDAIRGEDPDDLSSRDIPFGDPFSVDITKLTVGYLDDADMEVVHVLESKGVKVVPFKLNYTVDSVQGILNFTMDVDMLAHFDEWQRSGKDDDYEAQDQWPVELRRARVVSAVDYLQAQRARGKLIQEVKENFNVDAFIGNATDWERVCMGNLVGLPVIVVPTGFKNIPNPPPTGTRRRTTVNTGIYAPPNHDHIALALAMAYQSATNHHKQRPPIDDLGPNDTIPNHPTVPIPPRRLHM from the exons ATGGGGATGAAAATTTTCAGCGTTTTCTTCTTTGCTCTCCTCTTCCTCGCATCTCCTTTCCTTCaag TTGCTAGGTGTCAATCAGAAGCAGAGGCAGATGTTGCAGAAGCTGTTGAAGGAGGTGATCTCGGTATTGTTGGGGAGGATGTTCAGGATTTTGGTGATCCTAATTACAGTTCAGCTCCTGAAGTTAAAACTGTTTGCGTTTTCCCCAAAAATAGCGCCAAAT ATCTGCCTTCACAGTTTCAAGCCCAACAAGAGTTGACCGACATCAACAAGTCAACTATTTTACCAACTTGTCCTTGCCGTCGAGCTGCCACTCTCCTAGAAATG gtgaaaaactataaaaaaatctGGGATATGTTTTGTCAGAAAGTTATGGACCTTATGATTCATTCTCGTAGCCTTGCACCCAG TAAAAATGGCAATGAATGTCCGAAAAACATTACTGAAGCTTCACAAATTAGACATGGGTTGACTTTATTGGATGCTGATTTCTTTAACGATATAAAG GTTCTTGAGATTGCAAAGGGTGCAAAAGAGTTCAATATTCCTATAATAAGAACCAACAGGAAGTTAGTTGCTTCTATTAATGGAGGGCTGCATAACCCTTCTCCTCTGGTTTTTAACCCCGAGTGGAGCAAGGAGCAATCACAAGGCAAGGCCAGCAGGTTTAATCATCCTTCAGCTTCCGGCATTCAAAGGCCAATTAATGAAGAAGATATAGCCTTTATGAGT GTTCTCGAACTAGGAGAACTCATAAAGAAAAAACAGATTACTTCTGAGGAGCTTACGGGAATTTTTCTTAAGAGATTGAGAAG ATACAATCCTGTACTTGAATCTGTAGTTACTTATACTGAAGATTTAGCTTACCAGCAAGCGAAAGAAGCTGACAAGTTGCTCTCTCAAGGAGTGCATTTAG GACCACTACATGGCATCCCTTATGGATTGAAGGATATAATCTCAGTACCTCTCTACAAGACAACTTGGGGTTCAACAACTTTCAAAAATCAAGTGCTTAATATTGAAGCATGGGTGTATAAGAG GTTAAAATCTGCAGGGGCAGTTCTTGTTGCAAAGCTTGTTACTGGATCACTGGCATATGATGACATCTGGTTCGGTGGTAGGACTAGGAACCCTTGGAACATTGAGGAATTCTCTACAGGCTCATCAGCTGGGCCTGCTGCCTGCACCTCAGctg GTATGATTCCATTTGCAATTGGTTCAGAAACAGCTGGCTCCATTACTTACCCTGCATCTCGGTGTGGTGTGACAGCATTGCGGCCAACTTTTGGTTCAGTTGGACGAACTGGTGTGATGAGCCTATCAGAAAGCTTG GACAAGCTTGGTCCATTCTGTCGAAATGCTGCTGATTGTGCAGTTATTCTAGATGCCATCCGAGGGGAAGATCCAGATGATCTTTCTTCAAGAGACATTCCCTTTGGTGACCCATTTTCTGTTGATATCACAAAGCTTACAGTTGGTTATCTTGACGATGCTGACATGGAG GTTGTTCATGTGCTTGAATCAAAAGGTGTTAAGGTGGTTCCTTTCAAACTGAATTACACTGTCGATTCTGTTCAAGGCATCCTAAATTTCACGATGGATGTTGACATGTTAGCACATTTTGATGAATGGCAACGATCTGGGAAGGATGATGATTATGAAGCTCAAGATCAATGGCCTGTTGAGTTACGTCGTGCACGTGTAGTTTCAGCTGTAGATTATTTGCAG GCACAAAGAGCTCGTGGAAAGTTAATCCAAGAAGTGAAAGAAAACTTCAATGTTGATGCATTCATTGGAAATGCAACGGATTGGGAACGAGTATGCATGGGAAATCTCGTAGGTTTGCCAGTAATTGTTGTTCCGACTGGCTTCAAAAACATACCTAATCCACCTCCAACTGGTACTCGGAGACGAACCACAGTCAACACGGGCATATACGCTCCTCCTAACCATGATCACATC GCATTAGCCTTAGCAATGGCTTACCAGTCTGCAACAAATCATCATAAGCAGCGGCCCCCCATAGATGATCTGGGACCAAACGACACAATACCCAATCACCCTACCGTTCCCATCCCTCCTAGACGCTTGCATATGTAA